One Alligator mississippiensis isolate rAllMis1 chromosome 16, rAllMis1, whole genome shotgun sequence genomic region harbors:
- the ACSBG2 gene encoding long-chain-fatty-acid--CoA ligase ACSBG2, producing the protein MLPDLETRGAFGDSATQACLKPDIHVPCEVSVDDVLVNSSAGIVEDHSVVNATETETEEFQKEMFMFKAPASPPPTSGLWTTQRDGEVKLRMGEHGIDSETPKTVHELFLESVKNYGDYFALASKKNDKWIKFTYKQYYAECRKAAKSFIKLGLERFHGVGILGFNSAEWFIADIGAILAGGFAVGIYTTNSPDACQYVAENCGANILVVENQKQLQKILEVQHKLPLLKAIVVYNEELKEKRPNLYTWSEFMNIGNDVPDAQLDNIIASQKPNQCCTLIYTSGTTGQPKGVMLSHDNITWTALAAGKYVQLTEAAVKQELVISYLPLSHVAAQMIDIWLPIKFGAQTFFAQPDALKGTLVDTLREVRPTAFMGVPRVWEKMEEKMKSVGSKSSMLRRKVAAWAKEVGLHTNLKRMKGSSELPMNFRLAKQLVYKKVRKALGLDRCTKCYTGAAPITKETLEFFLSLNIPVYELYGMSESSGPHTISLPHAFRISSCGKEITGCRTLIYKPDSDGNGEICFSGRHVFMGYLNMEEKTKEAIDEAGWLHSGDLGKHDKDEFLFITGRIKELIITAGGENIPPVPVEDAVKEAVPIISNAMLIGDKAKFLSMLLTLKCKANEETGEPEDDLTPEAIEYCLKLGSKATKVSEIVGGKDKAIYAAIQKGISSVNERAVSNAQKVQKWVILEKDFSISGGELGPTLKLKRPVVAKMYKDQIDRFYTDAETPASTENSLRQ; encoded by the exons ATGCTGCCGGATCTGGAGACGAGAGGAGcgtttggagattcagccacgcAGGCTTGCTTAAAGCCGGACATTCATGTGCCTTGTGAGGTGTCTGTGGATGATGTGCTAGTGAACTCTTCAGCTGG AATTGTTGAAGACCATAGTGTCGTAAACGCTACAGAGACTGAGACCGAAGAATTTCAGAAAGAGATGTTCATGTTCAAag cGCCAGCCTCTCCGCCTCCTACCTCTGGCCTATGGACAACGCAGAGGGATGGAGAGGTCAAACTGAGGATGGGTGAACATGGCATTGACAGTGAAACACCAAAGACTGTTCACGAGCTATTCCTGGAATCTGTTAAAAACTATGGCGATTATTTTGCTCTTGCATCAAAGAAGAATGACAAGTGGATCAAGTTCACTTATAAGCAATACTATGCTGAATGTCGGAAGGCAGCAAAAAGCTTTATAAAG TTGGGCTTGGAGCGTTTCCATGGTGTGGGCATTCTGGGATTTAATTCTGCAGAGTGGTTCATTGCAGACATCGGCGCTATCCTCGCAGG TGGTTTTGCTGTTGGCATCTATACTACAAACTCCCCTGATGCCTGCCAGTACGTAGCAGAGAACTGTGGGGCTAATATCCTGGTTGTGGAgaaccagaagcagctgcagaaaaTCCTAGAA GTTCAGCACAAACTCCCTCTTCTGAAAGCCATCGTTGTGTATAATGAAGAGCTAAAGGAGAAGAGACCAAACCTCTACACT tggAGCGAGTTTATGAACATTGGCAATGATGTTCCAGATGCCCAGCTCGATAATATTATTGCCTCGCAGAAACCAAACCAATGTTGTACGCTAATATATACCTCGGGAACAACTGGGCAGCCAAAGGGAGTTATGCTCAGTCATGATAAT ATAACATGGACTGCGTTAGCAGCTGGGAAGTACGTGCAGTTGACAGAAGCTGCAGTAAAGCAGGAACTGGTGATCAGCTACCTTCCCCTCAGCCACGTTGCCGCTCAGATGATTGATATTTGGCTGCCAATAAAATTTGGTGCACAGACTTTCTTTGCTCAACCAGATGCACTGAAG GGGACCTTAGTAGACACACTACGGGAAGTGAGACCAACTGCTTTCATGGGAGTTCCACGCGTCTGGGAGAAAATGGAAGAGAAAATGAAATCTGTGGGCTCAAAATCCTCTATGCTCAGAAGAAAAGTGGCAGCATGGGCTAAAGAAGTAGGATTACACACCAACCTGAAAAGGATGAAGGG GTCTTCTGAACTCCCCATGAACTTCCGTTTAGCCAAACAGCTGGTGTATAAAAAAGTTCGCAAGGCTCTTGGACTGGATCGCTGCACAAAATGCTacactggggctgctccaattACTAAAGAGACTCTGGAGTTTTTCTTGAGTCTCAACATTCCTGTGTATGAGTTGTATGGCATGAGCGAGAGCTCTGGGCCTCATACGATCTCTCTCCCACATGCATTCAGGATCTCTAG CTGTGGAAAGGAGATCACAGGCTGTAGGACACTGATTTACAAGCCGGATAGTGATGGCAATGGAGAGATCTGTTTCTCAGGAAGGCATGTCTTTATGGGCTACTTGAACATGGAAGAAAAAACCAAAGAGGCAATTGATGAAGCAGGTTGGCTACACTCGGGTGATCTTGGCAAACATGATAAGGATGAATTCCTCTTCATCACTGGAAGGATTAAAG AGCTCATCATTACTGCTGGAGGTGAGAATATTCCTCCTGTTCCAGTTGAGGATGCTGTGAAGGAGGCTGTTCCCATAATTAGTAATGCTATGTTGATTGGAGACAAAGCAAAGTTCCTTTCTATGCTGCTAACACTGAAG TGCAAAGCAAATGAAGAAACTGGTGAACCGGAGGATGACCTCACTCCAGAAGCTATAGAATACTGTCTCAAACTAGGCAGCAAAGCGACAAAAGTCTCGGAGATTGTGGGTGGCAAAGACAAAGCCATTTATGCAGCTATCCAGAAGGGAATTTCGTCAGTCAATGAAAGAGCAGTCTCAAATGCACAGAAGGTGCAGAAGTGGGTCATTCTGGAAAAGGACTTCTCCATCTCTGGTGGAGAGCTAG gGCCAACGCTGAAATTAAAAAGACCTGTTGTAGCAAAGATGTACAAAGACCAAATTGACCGGTTCTACACCGACGCGGAAACTCCAGCCTCTACGGAGAATTCTCTTCGACAGTAA